A region of bacterium DNA encodes the following proteins:
- a CDS encoding DUF6544 family protein gives MTRDPSLNGLWELVPSGERPFRPGHLSGLTEAARCYLEHAIAPGASLASAVRLRMHGEMKLGRWRPFTAEQVINWGQGMIWTATVRMNGMPIRGFDRLVNGEGAMQWKLFGIVPLMRASGPDITRSATGRIMAESVWLPSVLCGEGVTWTAQDALHPRASLTIHGEAGELSLTIDRNGRLKTLTLPRWSNPGGLTFGYVDFGGVVEEEKQFGMYTIPTRLRVGYYVGTDRFESDGEFFRVSIDDAAYR, from the coding sequence ATGACGAGAGACCCCTCCCTCAACGGACTTTGGGAGTTGGTGCCATCCGGCGAGCGCCCCTTTCGCCCCGGCCACCTCTCGGGGCTGACGGAAGCGGCGCGATGCTATCTTGAGCACGCGATTGCCCCTGGCGCGTCGCTCGCGTCGGCAGTCCGCTTGCGGATGCACGGGGAGATGAAACTTGGGCGGTGGCGTCCATTTACGGCGGAGCAAGTCATTAATTGGGGCCAGGGAATGATATGGACCGCCACCGTACGCATGAACGGGATGCCTATTCGCGGATTCGACCGTCTCGTGAACGGCGAAGGCGCCATGCAGTGGAAATTGTTCGGGATTGTCCCCCTGATGAGGGCGTCCGGTCCCGACATTACTCGCTCAGCAACAGGCCGTATCATGGCAGAGTCGGTATGGTTGCCGTCCGTTCTCTGTGGCGAGGGCGTAACGTGGACGGCACAGGATGCCCTGCACCCTCGCGCCAGCCTGACGATCCATGGCGAAGCCGGAGAACTCTCGCTCACGATCGACCGCAACGGCAGGCTCAAGACCCTCACCCTTCCGCGCTGGAGCAACCCCGGGGGGCTTACGTTCGGGTATGTGGACTTCGGTGGCGTTGTTGAGGAAGAAAAGCAGTTCGGTATGTACACGATTCCGACTCGCTTGCGAGTTGGATACTACGTCGGGACCGACCGGTTTGAGTCGGACGGCGAGTTTTTTCGTGTTTCGATTGATGACGCGGCGTACCGATAA
- a CDS encoding recombinase family protein has protein sequence MRVALYARVSTSDKDQNPTTQLLPLREFAAAQGWTLAGEFVDRASATDLRGRTQWQAVLQAASRRKTDLVLVWKLDRAFRSVLHASTTLEDLRRWGIGLRSYTEPWADTTSPQGELVFNLLATFAQFERSLIAERVRAGMARAKQQGKRLGRPRAVNGEWTRVQPLIENGTMSRRKAARVLGVGRSTVGRLLAQKGNVNDTSKALV, from the coding sequence ATGCGTGTTGCCCTGTACGCGAGAGTGAGTACCTCCGATAAGGATCAGAACCCGACCACGCAGCTGCTCCCACTTCGGGAGTTCGCGGCGGCGCAGGGATGGACGCTGGCCGGCGAGTTCGTAGACCGCGCCTCTGCCACCGACCTCCGCGGCCGGACCCAATGGCAGGCGGTGCTCCAAGCCGCCTCGAGGCGCAAGACCGATCTCGTCCTCGTGTGGAAACTCGACCGGGCCTTCCGGAGTGTCCTCCACGCCAGCACGACGCTCGAGGACCTGCGCCGGTGGGGCATCGGCCTCCGCTCCTACACCGAGCCGTGGGCGGATACGACGTCCCCGCAGGGCGAGCTCGTGTTCAACCTCCTCGCCACGTTCGCGCAGTTTGAGCGGTCACTGATTGCTGAGCGGGTCAGGGCGGGAATGGCGAGGGCGAAGCAGCAGGGCAAGCGCCTGGGACGGCCTCGAGCCGTGAACGGGGAATGGACGCGGGTTCAGCCATTGATCGAGAACGGCACGATGAGCCGGCGCAAAGCGGCTCGGGTCCTAGGCGTCGGCCGCAGCACGGTCGGTCGGCTGCTGGCCCAAAAAGGTAACGTAAACGACACCTCGAAGGCCCTTGTCTAG